The Nitrososphaerota archaeon DNA window AGCTACGCCTACCGGCGAAACTTCGGCGCCAACTCCACGAAGGAACTTCCCGGCGGGTCCGCTGACAGGCCTGTTGTTCACGATTGGGCTAACGGCGACTACGCGGCTTCGAACTTGTGTTAAGATTTCCCGTATGCCTGGGATGTGAAGGATAGGACCTATGCTGGTGACAGGGTTGGCGGGACATATCACCACTTTATCGGCGTCATGAATAGCTTCGACTACTTTAGGAGCGGGCTGAGGGTTTTCCGGTCCACGGTATCTGACTCCTAATACATCGGGAGCGCCTTTGAGCTTAACCCAGAACTCTTGCAGATGCATGTCTCCTTTCGGAGTCTGTATCCTTGTCTCAATGTGCTCGTCTGAAGCTGGAAGCACCTTTTGGCGAACTTTGAGATGCTCAGCAATCTTTTGTGTAACCTCGCTTAAAGTTAGGCCGGCCTTCATCATCTCGGTTCTAGCAATGTGGATGGCTAGATCTCTGTCTCCGAGCTTAAACCAGTCTTCAAGCCCATATTTTGAAGCTTGTTCCAGGAAGCTGAAGGTGTCATCCTTGAATCCCCAGCCGCGTGACTTGTCTAGGACGCCGGCGAGCGCGTAGAGAGTTGTATCAACATCTGGGCAGATGTAGAGACCCTGTAGCAAAATGTTGTCCCCTATGTTCGCAATCACGGTCAAATCTTCAGGTGGTACATTAGCAGCTAGTCCGCGGACAAGCTTCGCAGAGCCTGTGCCTCCCGCCAGAACCGTGATCATTTGACCTCATAACCTCTATCTGATATTTGCTCACTTAGCTACCTGAAGAGGTCTCTAGAGGCCTTTCGCACCAAGCGGCGGGATGAGCCTTTCGCCGGTTCGTAATAGTATCCTCGCACTACTGCGACCGGTACCTTGTCGAGTTTTCCCATTACCAGCTCGGAGGCTGAGGCGATTTCATCCGCAACCGCGACGTTGGTTACCTTTAACTCGTATCCGAAGCTGTCCTTCATACCGAAGTACGGTTTCATCGGGTTAAGCCCGGCGACCCCTATCGCTACATTAGTCTGTCCCTCACGCCAAGGTCGCCCAAAAGTATCGGTTATGACGATCGCTGCATCTACACCTGTGTTTGTCTTAATTTTCTGCGCGATCCGTCGGGCTGATCTATCAGGGTTCTTAGGAAGCAGAGCAATTACTCCCGGCTCCATGTTTGACTGATCGATGCCGCCGTTTGCACAGATGAAACCGTGACGGGTCTCTGCTATGATTAAGCCCTCGCTCATTCGAACGATTCTGCGTGCTTCTGAAAGAACGATTTCAACCTTCCTCGGATCCATGTGTAGAAGCTTAGAGTAGTGCATGGCAATCGGAGAAGGTTCAACATCACCTATACGAATAATTCTACCCTCAGCCTTCGATACTATCTTTGAGGTGACCACTAAAATATCTCCATCAACAAGCTTGAAGCCTTGTTTGGAAGTAGCGTCCAGAATCAACTTGGATAAATCGTCTCCCGGCTGAATCTCTGGAAGACCTTGAATCCCTGTGATGATGACAGAGCCCATAGTGACCCGACTCTCCAAAGGTAGCCGCTTATACATATTATCCCCGACGAAACGAAGCGAAGCAAGCAAGCCGAACTAGACTGAGAGCGGTCGCTTCAAGACATATCCACTTGTTCATACCGACCGACCGTGCGGGTCCTGTCTCGGGAGCTACCTATTGGCTAACTCTACTTATCTAAGTATTGCTTATTCATCCGCGATGGATGTGCGTCCCTGTAGCTGTCCTGTGATCGGCTCCGGATCCACGTATCCGCATTTTGGGCAGGCGTACTCGGAGTCGATCTGCGGGTTCACCCAGTACAGGTTGCCGCAGTTGGAACACTGCTTACGACCCAATTAACTCTCTCGATCACATAGCGAGCTAACAACCAATTATATTTTGCTGAAGCAAGATAGGAATTACCTCCTACGAATATCTGCCTTACATAGAGCAGAAGTAAATCCAAGGAGGAGAACAGTTTAGACCTAAATAGCGCGAAGGCGACTTGTAGTATGATCATAATTGGCCGCGCTTGTTACGGCAACTTTGGCGTGGTTACATATCTTCTTAGCTGCTAGTTGGTTAGGCGGTGCCGCTTTGTTCAACCTTGTAATAAGCCCTAACTTAACAAAACTCTCATCAGCTGCGGGCGGCGAGTTT harbors:
- the cofD gene encoding 2-phospho-L-lactate transferase — protein: MITVLAGGTGSAKLVRGLAANVPPEDLTVIANIGDNILLQGLYICPDVDTTLYALAGVLDKSRGWGFKDDTFSFLEQASKYGLEDWFKLGDRDLAIHIARTEMMKAGLTLSEVTQKIAEHLKVRQKVLPASDEHIETRIQTPKGDMHLQEFWVKLKGAPDVLGVRYRGPENPQPAPKVVEAIHDADKVVICPANPVTSIGPILHIPGIREILTQVRSRVVAVSPIVNNRPVSGPAGKFLRGVGAEVSPVGVAQLYSGFTGRLLVDETDRTAIDKIEDIGMEGIATEILMRDEVAERRVAQFIIDL
- the cofE gene encoding coenzyme F420-0:L-glutamate ligase, translating into MGSVIITGIQGLPEIQPGDDLSKLILDATSKQGFKLVDGDILVVTSKIVSKAEGRIIRIGDVEPSPIAMHYSKLLHMDPRKVEIVLSEARRIVRMSEGLIIAETRHGFICANGGIDQSNMEPGVIALLPKNPDRSARRIAQKIKTNTGVDAAIVITDTFGRPWREGQTNVAIGVAGLNPMKPYFGMKDSFGYELKVTNVAVADEIASASELVMGKLDKVPVAVVRGYYYEPAKGSSRRLVRKASRDLFR